One Triticum dicoccoides isolate Atlit2015 ecotype Zavitan chromosome 5B, WEW_v2.0, whole genome shotgun sequence genomic window carries:
- the LOC119309219 gene encoding protein STRICTOSIDINE SYNTHASE-LIKE 10-like: MAYSCLPLYAPSFLVVLLVLPLMAVASAAAPAAETSYETKSLDPGLALMTLPQPVSGPESLAFDRRGGGPYAGVSDGRVFKWRGRRLGWTEFAYNSRHKSVGMCAAKKKLVVPESVCGRPLGLQFHHKSGDLYVADAYLGLMRVPARGGLAQVVATEAGGVPFNFLNGLDVDQKTGDVYFTDSSSTYRRSEYLLVVALGDETGRLLRYNPRTRRVTVLHADLSYPNGVAVSADGSHVVVSHTALSELRRYWVRGPKAGTNETFAELPGFPDNVRSDGRGGYWVALTHGGDDGVAAPTVAVRVGRDGAVEEALGGFSFETVSEVGERNGTLWVGSVDTPYAGELKRY; this comes from the exons ATGGCGTACTCTTGTCTGCCCTTGTATGCGCCTTCCTTTCTTGTAGTGCTTCTCGTTTTGCCTCTCATGGCAGTGgcatccgccgccgcgcccgccgccgagACGTCCTACGAGACCAAGTCCTTGGACCCCGGCCTCGCCCTTATGACGCTGCCGCAGCCGGTGTCCGGCCCGGAGAGCCTCGCCTTCGACCGCCGCGGCGGTGGGCCTTACGCCGGCGTCTCCGACGGCCGCGTCTTCAAGTGGCGCGGCCGCCGCCTCGGCTGGACCGAGTTCGCGTACAACTCCAGACACAA GAGCGTGGGGATGTGCGCGGCGAAGAAGAAGCTGGTGGTGCCGGAGAGTGTTTGCGGCCGGCCGCTGGGGCTGCAGTTCCACCACAAGTCCGGCGACCTGTACGTCGCCGACGCATACCTGGGGCTGATGAGGGTGCCGGCGCGCGGTGGGCTGGCGCAGGTGGTGGCGACGGAAGCCGGCGGCGTGCCCTTCAACTTCCTCAACGGCCTGGACGTCGACCAGAAGACCGGCGACGTCTACTTCACGGACAGCAGCAGCACATACCGAAGGAG CGAGTACCTACTGGTGGTGGCCCTGGGCGACGAGACAGGGCGGCTGCTCCGGTACAACCCGCGGACGCGCCGCGTCACCGTGCTCCACGCCGACCTGTCCTACCCGAACGGCGTGGCCGTCAGCGCGGACGGGTCGCACGTCGTGGTGTCGCACACGGCGTTGTCCGAGCTCCGCCGGTACTGGGTGCGCGGGCCCAAGGCCGGCACGAACGAGACGTTCGCGGAGCTGCCGGGGTTCCCGGACAACGTGCGCTCCGACGGGCGGGGCGGGTACTGGGTGGCGCTGACTCACGGTGGCGACGACGGCGTCGCCGCGCCGACGGTGGCCGTGAGGGTGGGCCGCGACGGCGCCGTGGAGGAGGCGCTGGGCGGGTTCAGCTTCGAGACGGTGAGCGAGGTAGGCGAGCGGAACGGCACGCTCTGGGTCGGCTCCGTCGACACGCCCTACGCCGGCGAACTCAAAAGATACTAG